One segment of Synechococcus sp. A15-24 DNA contains the following:
- a CDS encoding hercynine metabolism small protein, which yields MKTEERRQAIKQQREQLIQELEAVYLAAFDRLGGLEGEVGEVKAAQLTQIILNSKTAAIEPLQAEIEKPVITTPGSNP from the coding sequence ATGAAAACCGAGGAACGGCGTCAGGCGATTAAGCAGCAGCGCGAGCAGCTGATCCAGGAGCTTGAAGCTGTATACCTGGCAGCGTTTGATCGTCTTGGTGGACTGGAGGGAGAGGTCGGCGAAGTGAAAGCGGCGCAGTTGACCCAGATAATCCTCAACTCGAAGACAGCCGCGATCGAACCCCTGCAAGCCGAGATCGAGAAACCGGTGATCACCACACCGGGGAGCAACCCATGA
- a CDS encoding tetratricopeptide repeat protein: MTRWCAALLAVLLWLLPQSVVAEDLETLYGRALQASQSGDFVGALPLWDQVLELSPNDAAALSNRGNVRLALGDPDGAIVDQTRSIELAPEELDPHLNRGTAEEALQDWAAAEADYLWILKRDATDASALYNLGNVRGSTGDWDSARRLYQQAADARPGFAMARSSAALAAWQQQDLVWAEAELRKLIRRYPLFADARAALSGLLWQGGSSGEAESHWAAAAGLDTRYRQKEWLLDVRRWPPQPAKQLMAFLALEER; this comes from the coding sequence ATGACGCGCTGGTGTGCTGCGCTGTTGGCTGTTCTGCTGTGGCTCCTGCCTCAGAGCGTTGTAGCTGAGGATTTGGAAACGCTCTACGGCCGGGCTCTCCAGGCCAGTCAGAGCGGAGACTTTGTGGGGGCTTTGCCGCTCTGGGATCAGGTGCTAGAGCTATCCCCAAACGATGCCGCTGCCCTGAGCAACCGTGGCAATGTCCGTTTGGCCCTTGGAGATCCTGATGGGGCGATCGTCGATCAGACCCGTTCGATCGAGCTGGCTCCAGAGGAACTGGATCCGCACTTAAATCGGGGTACGGCTGAGGAGGCCCTTCAGGACTGGGCTGCCGCTGAAGCGGATTACCTCTGGATCCTGAAGCGGGACGCCACAGATGCCTCAGCGCTTTACAACCTTGGCAATGTGCGGGGTTCCACCGGGGATTGGGACAGCGCCAGACGCCTCTACCAGCAGGCAGCTGATGCCCGGCCCGGTTTCGCCATGGCCCGCTCCAGTGCCGCCCTGGCGGCATGGCAGCAGCAGGATCTGGTTTGGGCCGAGGCTGAACTGCGCAAGCTGATCCGCCGTTATCCCCTCTTTGCTGATGCTCGGGCCGCCCTCAGTGGCCTGCTCTGGCAAGGGGGGTCTTCCGGTGAAGCCGAAAGCCATTGGGCCGCGGCGGCTGGCCTCGACACCCGTTATCGCCAGAAGGAGTGGCTGCTTGATGTGCGGCGTTGGCCGCCGCAACCCGCCAAGCAGCTGATGGCCTTTCTGGCTTTGGAGGAGCGATGA
- the egtB gene encoding ergothioneine biosynthesis protein EgtB — protein MQLNTLLEVRHRSEALIDPLEPEDLGLQGMADASPPKWHLAHTNWFFETFLLQPHLKGHVPCDPRWAYQFNSYYDSVGDRHPRPQRGLLSRPTITDILRWRSRVNEGLEQLLKAPDETCLQLMELGLQHEQQHQELLLMDLLDGFSRQPLEPCYQREADLSSQTTSDGWLRCDEGLVTIGHGGAGFHFDNEGPRHRVWLDGFQIRNDLVSNRAFQAFIADGGYARPDLWMSEGWSLCQQNGWTGPCYWRGVQEEFTLAGRQPLDPDAPVRHLSWFEADAFARWSDARLPTEAEWEHAAAVHGEALLHSHGVLWQWTASPYRPYPGFVTPPGAIGEYNGKFMSSQFVLRGSCWLTPPGHSRNTYRNFFPPASRWMAAGLRLAR, from the coding sequence TTGCAGCTGAACACCCTGCTGGAGGTGCGTCATCGCAGTGAGGCGTTGATCGATCCCCTGGAACCGGAGGATCTGGGCCTGCAGGGAATGGCGGATGCCAGTCCACCGAAGTGGCATCTGGCTCACACCAACTGGTTTTTTGAGACCTTCCTGCTGCAACCACATCTCAAGGGGCACGTGCCCTGTGATCCCCGCTGGGCCTATCAATTCAATTCCTATTACGACAGCGTTGGTGATCGACACCCCAGACCCCAGCGGGGACTGCTGAGTCGGCCAACCATCACGGACATCCTGCGCTGGCGCTCCCGGGTGAATGAAGGACTCGAGCAGTTGCTCAAAGCACCCGATGAAACCTGTCTTCAGCTCATGGAGTTGGGTCTTCAGCACGAACAGCAGCATCAGGAGCTGCTGTTAATGGACCTGTTGGATGGCTTCAGCCGTCAACCGCTAGAGCCTTGCTATCAGCGTGAGGCAGACCTGAGCAGCCAGACCACATCCGATGGATGGCTGCGCTGCGACGAAGGTTTGGTAACGATCGGCCATGGGGGAGCGGGCTTCCACTTCGACAACGAAGGGCCTCGTCATCGTGTGTGGCTGGATGGGTTCCAGATCCGCAATGACCTGGTGAGCAATCGCGCCTTCCAGGCCTTCATCGCGGACGGTGGCTACGCACGCCCGGATTTATGGATGAGTGAAGGCTGGAGCCTCTGTCAGCAGAACGGCTGGACCGGCCCGTGCTACTGGCGTGGCGTTCAGGAGGAATTCACCCTGGCCGGCCGCCAGCCGCTGGATCCGGATGCTCCTGTGCGGCACTTGAGCTGGTTTGAAGCGGATGCCTTCGCCCGCTGGAGTGATGCCCGGCTGCCAACAGAAGCGGAATGGGAGCACGCCGCTGCAGTCCACGGCGAAGCCCTGCTGCACAGCCATGGGGTGTTGTGGCAGTGGACAGCAAGCCCTTATCGCCCCTACCCCGGGTTTGTGACACCGCCCGGCGCCATCGGCGAATACAACGGCAAGTTCATGAGTTCTCAGTTTGTGCTGCGGGGCAGTTGCTGGCTGACGCCCCCCGGCCACAGCCGGAATACCTACAGAAATTTCTTCCCACCCGCCAGCCGTTGGATGGCTGCAGGCCTGCGGCTGGCGCGATGA
- the ruvB gene encoding Holliday junction branch migration DNA helicase RuvB produces the protein MAIVSSNAGSSAPRREPVLDAQPSPEEATGRPDDGLRPKRLDDYIGQDELKQVLGIAVQAAIGRGEALDHVLLYGPPGLGKTTMALVLAEELGVTCRITSAPALERPRDIVGLLVNVQPRDLLFIDEIHRLNRVAEELLYPAMEDRRLDLTVGKGSTARTRSLDLPPFTLVGATTKAGSLSSPLRDRFGLIQRLEFYGLEDLEAIVSRTADLLGVSLSAGACRRIAGCCRGTPRIANRLLRRVRDVACVQGRQNQIDEGLVSQALSLHRVDHRGLDAGDRRLLAQLDQHHDGGPVGLETLAAALGEDPTTLESVVEPFLLQQGLLVRTPRGRMLTEAARAHLREQEAA, from the coding sequence ATGGCGATCGTCTCCTCCAACGCCGGCTCCTCTGCTCCTCGTCGTGAGCCGGTGCTCGATGCGCAGCCGTCGCCGGAAGAAGCGACCGGGCGTCCCGACGATGGATTACGGCCCAAGCGCCTGGACGACTACATCGGCCAGGACGAACTGAAGCAGGTGTTGGGCATCGCCGTCCAGGCGGCCATCGGTCGTGGTGAGGCCCTGGACCATGTGTTGCTTTACGGCCCTCCGGGTCTCGGAAAGACCACCATGGCCCTGGTGCTGGCCGAGGAACTTGGGGTGACCTGCCGCATCACCAGTGCCCCGGCCCTGGAGCGTCCCCGGGACATCGTGGGTTTGCTGGTCAACGTGCAGCCACGGGATCTGCTGTTCATCGATGAGATCCATCGCCTCAACAGGGTGGCGGAGGAGCTGCTGTACCCCGCGATGGAGGATCGACGGCTGGACCTCACCGTTGGCAAGGGCAGCACAGCGCGAACCCGCTCTCTGGATTTGCCACCCTTCACCCTGGTAGGGGCCACCACCAAGGCTGGATCGCTCAGTTCACCGCTGCGCGACCGTTTCGGGCTGATCCAGCGGCTTGAGTTTTACGGCCTGGAGGATCTGGAGGCGATCGTGTCTCGAACCGCTGATCTGCTCGGAGTGTCCCTCTCCGCTGGGGCCTGCCGTCGTATTGCGGGCTGTTGCCGCGGCACGCCGCGGATCGCCAACCGTCTGTTGCGCCGGGTCCGTGATGTGGCCTGCGTTCAGGGGCGGCAGAACCAGATTGATGAAGGTCTGGTGAGCCAGGCCCTGAGCCTGCATCGGGTCGACCATCGTGGCCTGGATGCAGGTGATCGACGTCTACTGGCGCAACTAGATCAGCACCATGACGGTGGACCTGTAGGCCTTGAAACCCTCGCTGCGGCCCTCGGGGAAGATCCCACCACGCTGGAATCGGTGGTGGAACCCTTTCTGCTCCAGCAAGGGCTACTGGTACGCACACCGCGAGGCCGGATGCTCACCGAAGCCGCCCGCGCGCATCTCCGCGAGCAGGAGGCGGCATGA
- the lysS gene encoding lysine--tRNA ligase has product MSELRDTRLEKSQALADLGQGPYALNFEPTHRMAALQEAHADLPNGEERAVTVSVAGRVMTRRVMGKLAFFTLADETGTIQLFLEKASLEAQQEGWFKQITGLVDGGDWLGVSGTLRRTDRGELSVKVSDWRMLTKALQPLPDKWHGLADVEKRYRQRYLDLIVSPDSRETFRRRARLVSGIRRWLDQRDFLEIETPVLQSEPGGADARPFETHHNALDLPLTLRIATELHLKRLVVGGFERVYELGRIFRNEGVSTRHNPEFTSVEIYQAYSDYIGMMELTEQMVSAVCQEVCGSCQITYQDTEIDLSPPWRRATMHELVAEATGLDFQSFQSREEAAAAMTSKGLHAPELADSVGRLLNEAFEQAVETTLIQPTFVTDYPVEISPLARPHRSKPGLVERFELFIVGREHANAFSELTDPVDQRQRLEAQQARKAAGDLEAQGLDEDFVTALEVGMPPTGGLGIGIDRLVMLLTDSPSIRDVIAFPLLRPEPRAEDAPAMG; this is encoded by the coding sequence GTGTCTGAGCTGCGCGACACCCGTTTGGAGAAATCCCAGGCGCTGGCTGATCTGGGCCAGGGTCCCTACGCCCTCAACTTTGAGCCAACCCATCGCATGGCGGCCCTGCAGGAGGCCCATGCCGACCTCCCCAATGGCGAGGAACGTGCGGTGACGGTGTCCGTCGCCGGACGGGTGATGACCCGGCGGGTGATGGGCAAGCTCGCTTTCTTCACCCTGGCGGATGAGACCGGAACCATTCAGCTGTTTCTCGAGAAAGCGAGCCTGGAGGCCCAGCAGGAGGGCTGGTTCAAGCAGATCACCGGGCTGGTGGATGGTGGCGACTGGCTTGGGGTGAGCGGCACGCTGCGCCGCACCGATCGCGGTGAGTTGTCGGTGAAGGTGAGCGATTGGCGCATGCTCACCAAGGCGCTGCAACCGCTGCCGGATAAGTGGCATGGCCTGGCCGATGTGGAGAAGCGCTATCGCCAGCGCTATCTCGACCTCATCGTGTCGCCAGACAGCCGGGAGACCTTCCGCCGCCGGGCACGGCTGGTGAGCGGCATCCGCCGCTGGCTGGATCAGCGGGATTTTCTCGAAATTGAGACGCCGGTGCTGCAGAGCGAACCGGGCGGTGCCGATGCTCGACCCTTCGAGACCCACCACAACGCCCTGGATCTTCCCCTCACCCTGCGCATCGCCACCGAACTACATCTCAAACGCCTGGTGGTGGGTGGCTTCGAGCGGGTGTATGAGCTGGGCCGGATCTTTCGCAACGAAGGGGTCAGCACCCGCCACAACCCTGAATTCACCTCGGTGGAGATCTATCAGGCCTATTCCGATTACATCGGAATGATGGAGCTCACCGAGCAGATGGTGAGCGCTGTTTGTCAGGAGGTGTGTGGCAGTTGTCAGATCACCTATCAGGACACCGAGATTGATCTCAGCCCTCCCTGGCGCCGGGCCACCATGCATGAGCTGGTTGCGGAAGCCACCGGTCTTGATTTCCAGAGTTTCCAGAGCCGTGAGGAGGCCGCGGCGGCGATGACTTCCAAGGGCCTGCATGCGCCTGAACTGGCGGACTCCGTGGGGCGTCTGCTGAATGAAGCCTTCGAGCAGGCGGTGGAGACAACGCTGATCCAACCCACCTTTGTGACCGATTACCCGGTGGAGATTTCACCGCTGGCCCGACCTCACCGCAGCAAACCCGGCCTGGTGGAACGGTTTGAGCTGTTCATCGTTGGCCGCGAGCATGCCAATGCATTCAGTGAGCTCACCGATCCGGTGGATCAGCGGCAGCGTCTGGAGGCCCAGCAGGCCCGTAAGGCCGCCGGGGATCTCGAAGCGCAGGGGTTAGATGAAGACTTCGTCACGGCCCTCGAGGTGGGCATGCCTCCCACCGGTGGGTTAGGCATTGGCATCGATCGTTTGGTGATGCTGCTCACGGACAGCCCGTCGATCCGCGATGTGATCGCCTTCCCACTCCTGCGGCCGGAGCCCAGGGCGGAGGATGCCCCCGCAATGGGATAA
- a CDS encoding M20 family metallopeptidase, with protein sequence MTVLDQELLNGLDQALPELIELRRHLHAHPELSGEEHQTAALVAGELRACGWRVQEGVGRTGVVAETGPLDGPTVGLRVDMDALPVEERTGLSFASTRQGVMHACGHDLHTCIGLGVARLLGAREELPFRVRLLFQPAEELAQGAVWMRDAGATDGLNALFGVHVVPNLPGGSVGIRRGCLTAAAGELEIQIQGEGGHGARPHQAVDAIWLAARVVTELQQAISRRLDALQPVVISFGRVEGGRAFNVIADRVRLLGTVRCLDLELHGRLPAWIDDTVQAICRSGGGEAEVSYRCIAPPVHNDPGLTDLMERRAVQLLGRDQVLPVDLPSLGAEDFAELLRDVPGTMLRLGVAGPDGCAPLHHGRFQLDERALGVGIQVLTATLLEWMEVQSPL encoded by the coding sequence ATGACGGTGCTGGATCAGGAGCTGTTGAACGGCCTGGATCAGGCCCTGCCCGAGCTGATCGAGCTGCGGAGACATCTGCATGCCCACCCTGAGCTCAGCGGCGAGGAGCATCAGACGGCAGCACTGGTGGCTGGAGAATTGCGGGCCTGCGGCTGGCGCGTTCAGGAGGGCGTCGGACGTACGGGGGTTGTGGCAGAAACGGGGCCGCTGGATGGACCCACGGTTGGCCTGCGGGTTGATATGGATGCCCTGCCTGTGGAGGAGCGCACCGGGCTCTCCTTTGCCTCCACGCGTCAGGGGGTGATGCACGCCTGCGGCCATGACCTGCACACCTGTATCGGACTCGGTGTGGCCCGGTTGCTGGGGGCCAGGGAGGAGTTGCCCTTTCGCGTTCGTTTGTTGTTTCAACCTGCGGAGGAGCTGGCGCAGGGGGCGGTGTGGATGCGGGATGCCGGCGCCACCGACGGGCTGAACGCCCTTTTTGGCGTGCATGTGGTGCCGAATCTGCCGGGGGGCAGCGTGGGTATCCGCCGCGGGTGCCTCACCGCAGCAGCGGGAGAACTGGAGATCCAGATCCAAGGGGAAGGCGGGCATGGTGCCCGTCCTCATCAGGCGGTGGATGCCATCTGGCTCGCCGCTCGGGTGGTGACCGAACTGCAGCAAGCCATCAGTCGCCGTCTTGATGCCCTGCAGCCTGTGGTGATCAGCTTCGGACGGGTGGAAGGTGGCCGTGCTTTCAATGTGATCGCCGATCGTGTGCGACTGCTGGGCACAGTGCGATGCCTCGATCTGGAGCTGCATGGGCGCCTGCCGGCCTGGATCGACGACACCGTGCAGGCGATCTGCCGCAGTGGTGGTGGCGAGGCGGAGGTGAGCTACCGCTGCATTGCTCCGCCGGTGCACAACGACCCTGGCCTGACTGATCTGATGGAACGTCGTGCTGTGCAGCTGCTGGGGCGTGATCAGGTTTTGCCGGTTGATCTGCCGTCGCTGGGAGCAGAAGACTTCGCCGAGCTGTTGCGGGATGTGCCCGGCACCATGCTCCGGCTTGGGGTGGCTGGGCCGGATGGCTGTGCGCCGCTGCATCACGGCCGGTTTCAGCTGGATGAGCGGGCCTTGGGGGTCGGCATTCAGGTGCTCACTGCCACCCTTTTGGAATGGATGGAGGTGCAGTCGCCCTTATGA
- a CDS encoding HEAT repeat domain-containing protein: protein MTESSDTPVPDLALLQEAIASGDPVRAMPALTQLRFVSDADAVPLLVLGTEQKPFLVRSLSCSGLGYKRTEQGWEVLSRLLVNDEDPNVRAEAANALASYGVEQAWPLLQHAFAADDAWLVRCSILSALAEQPEINLSWLMELATMAITDADGTVRVSGAEILGRLVRDGAGQAIGDQARALLQPLQQDSDHRVVAAALNGLQSS from the coding sequence ATGACCGAGTCTTCCGACACCCCCGTTCCAGATCTCGCCTTGTTGCAGGAGGCCATTGCCAGCGGCGATCCGGTGCGCGCCATGCCGGCTCTGACCCAGCTCCGGTTTGTCTCCGACGCTGATGCGGTGCCGCTGCTGGTGTTGGGCACCGAGCAAAAGCCGTTCTTGGTGCGGTCGTTGAGCTGCAGTGGACTGGGCTACAAGCGCACCGAGCAGGGCTGGGAGGTGTTGAGTCGCTTGTTGGTGAACGATGAGGACCCGAATGTGCGGGCGGAAGCGGCCAATGCCCTAGCGAGCTATGGTGTGGAACAGGCCTGGCCGCTACTGCAACACGCTTTTGCCGCCGATGACGCCTGGCTGGTGCGTTGCAGCATTCTTTCGGCTCTGGCCGAGCAGCCGGAGATCAATCTCTCCTGGTTGATGGAACTGGCCACGATGGCGATCACCGATGCCGACGGGACGGTGCGGGTGAGCGGGGCCGAAATTCTTGGGCGTCTGGTGCGGGATGGAGCAGGTCAGGCCATTGGTGATCAGGCCAGAGCGCTGTTGCAGCCTCTTCAGCAGGACAGTGATCACCGTGTGGTGGCAGCTGCTCTAAATGGTCTGCAATCGAGCTGA
- a CDS encoding hercynine metabolism protein: MSNWLEQLERELDQRLAAFLSQNPVQEELFRQQHQLDRAQSLQRQRQQLQQDAEEQRKQLLALAADVRAWTERTERAKRAGEKELSQRAEQHLNGLMNQGRTLWMDLADLGRRFQEVDQQLHELSQQQRSGVTSLDRDWALFEAEQELEQLRRDAGLN; the protein is encoded by the coding sequence ATGAGCAACTGGCTGGAGCAACTGGAACGGGAGCTGGACCAACGGCTGGCTGCGTTTCTGAGCCAGAACCCCGTACAGGAGGAGTTGTTCAGGCAGCAACACCAGCTGGACCGAGCTCAGTCCCTGCAGCGCCAACGGCAGCAATTGCAACAGGATGCCGAGGAACAGCGAAAACAGCTCCTCGCCCTCGCCGCAGACGTCCGCGCCTGGACGGAGCGTACGGAGCGAGCCAAACGTGCCGGTGAGAAGGAGCTCAGCCAACGGGCTGAACAGCATCTCAACGGCCTGATGAATCAGGGACGAACGCTATGGATGGACCTGGCTGACCTGGGCCGGCGGTTCCAGGAAGTGGATCAGCAACTGCACGAACTGAGCCAGCAACAGCGCAGTGGTGTGACTTCCCTTGATCGGGACTGGGCCCTGTTCGAAGCGGAACAGGAACTGGAGCAGTTACGCCGTGACGCCGGCCTGAACTGA
- the rpaB gene encoding response regulator transcription factor RpaB, whose translation MSGDALSQTKATVLVVDDEAAVRRVLVMRLQLSGYRVVCAEDGEQALELFHSESPDLVVLDVMLPKLDGFAVCRRLRAESCVPIIFLSAVDAISEKVAGLDLGADDYLPKPFSPKELEARISTILRRVGRGAAEIESRELPTGQGVMRLGELVVDTNRRQVTRGAERINLTYTEFSLLELLFREPGEVVPRAEILEQLWGYPPRRAADLRVVDVYVARLRGKLEPDPRNPELILTVRGIGYCSQRLGETAATA comes from the coding sequence ATGTCTGGTGACGCCCTGAGCCAAACAAAAGCCACTGTTCTCGTTGTTGATGACGAGGCAGCTGTCAGGCGCGTGCTCGTGATGCGCCTGCAGCTGTCGGGGTATCGCGTTGTTTGCGCTGAAGACGGTGAGCAGGCCCTTGAGCTGTTTCACAGCGAGTCGCCCGACCTGGTAGTTCTTGATGTGATGCTGCCGAAGCTGGATGGCTTCGCTGTCTGTCGGCGGCTTCGGGCCGAATCCTGCGTCCCGATCATCTTTCTTTCCGCCGTCGACGCCATTTCCGAGAAAGTTGCTGGCTTGGATCTGGGAGCTGACGATTACCTGCCAAAACCGTTCAGCCCTAAGGAACTTGAGGCACGCATCTCCACCATCCTGCGCAGAGTCGGTCGAGGTGCTGCCGAAATTGAGAGCCGTGAGCTGCCCACAGGGCAAGGCGTGATGCGTCTCGGTGAGCTGGTGGTGGACACCAACCGCCGTCAGGTCACCCGCGGTGCTGAACGGATCAACCTCACCTACACCGAATTCAGCCTGCTGGAATTGTTGTTCCGTGAACCCGGCGAGGTGGTGCCGCGGGCAGAAATTCTGGAGCAGCTCTGGGGGTATCCGCCGCGCCGTGCTGCGGACCTGCGTGTGGTAGACGTTTACGTGGCGCGACTGCGGGGCAAGTTGGAGCCAGATCCCCGCAATCCCGAGCTGATTCTGACTGTTCGTGGCATCGGCTACTGCTCTCAGCGTCTGGGAGAGACCGCGGCGACGGCCTGA
- a CDS encoding DUF3188 domain-containing protein, with translation MTRLSFSFVSLGAPLLLMLALVAVHQRQGRDRIQALPAALVGTGLIIGSAVGRRRHRARILSALRSSRHSSP, from the coding sequence ATGACTCGCTTGTCGTTCAGCTTTGTGTCTCTCGGTGCGCCGTTGCTGCTGATGCTGGCTTTAGTCGCTGTGCATCAACGCCAGGGCAGGGATCGGATTCAGGCTTTGCCGGCGGCGCTGGTGGGAACCGGCCTGATAATCGGCAGCGCAGTGGGCCGTCGCCGACACCGCGCCCGGATCCTGAGTGCGTTGCGCAGCAGTCGGCACTCTTCTCCGTGA
- the smpB gene encoding SsrA-binding protein SmpB, producing MAKGGAKKAAAAAARAAANRMLADNRQARHQYEILETLETGIELVGTEVKSIRNGKANLRDGFCLIRNGELQLHNVHISPHSHAGAYFNHDPLRTRKLLAHRREIDKLRGQLDQKGLALIPLNIHLKGSWIKLTIGLGKGRKLHDKRAAEKEKQSKKEVKAAMARF from the coding sequence ATGGCCAAGGGGGGAGCAAAAAAAGCAGCCGCAGCCGCGGCCCGTGCCGCCGCCAATCGGATGCTGGCGGACAACCGTCAGGCCAGACATCAATACGAAATCCTGGAAACCCTCGAAACCGGCATCGAACTGGTGGGAACCGAGGTGAAGTCGATCCGCAACGGCAAAGCCAACCTGCGGGACGGCTTCTGCCTCATCCGCAACGGTGAACTGCAGCTGCACAACGTGCACATCTCACCCCACAGCCATGCAGGTGCCTACTTCAACCACGACCCCCTGCGCACCCGCAAGCTGTTGGCCCACCGCCGCGAAATCGACAAGCTGCGCGGTCAACTCGATCAGAAAGGCCTCGCCCTGATCCCCCTGAACATCCACCTCAAGGGCTCCTGGATCAAGCTCACCATCGGCCTTGGAAAAGGCCGCAAACTGCATGACAAACGTGCGGCTGAAAAAGAAAAGCAATCCAAGAAAGAGGTGAAGGCAGCGATGGCACGCTTCTGA
- the egtD gene encoding L-histidine N(alpha)-methyltransferase gives MTIELLDLHPAPADLRRLVEDGLRSRPRQLPAWLLYDDEGSRLFAAICEQPEYSLTRTELAMLDQHAKALAAAVGQGVMVEFGIGHAPKVSPLLNAMHASTFVALDISSSALQEALEALRADHPTVSMLGICCDHSQLEALPAHPLLDGQPLVGFFPGSSLGNFSPDQAIELLRRFRHLLRGGPLLLGLDQPRDPTLLEAAYDDAAGVSAAFARNLLTRLNRDLQGNIDPTSFAYRARWQPQASRIEMALVSRCDQTVQLAGRPWSFTTGDLWITEHSVKYSPAAAAELALRAGWTIQERWHDAEDHLSMHLLQPAD, from the coding sequence ATGACCATCGAGCTGCTGGATCTCCACCCTGCGCCCGCCGATCTGCGTCGGCTGGTGGAAGACGGCCTGCGTAGCCGCCCTCGGCAGCTCCCAGCCTGGCTGCTGTATGACGACGAAGGCTCACGGTTGTTCGCTGCGATCTGCGAACAACCCGAATACAGCCTGACGCGCACGGAACTGGCCATGCTGGATCAGCATGCGAAGGCCTTGGCCGCTGCGGTTGGCCAGGGGGTGATGGTGGAATTCGGCATCGGCCATGCCCCCAAGGTGTCCCCCCTGTTGAACGCCATGCATGCCAGCACCTTTGTGGCATTGGACATCAGCTCTTCGGCGCTGCAGGAGGCGCTGGAGGCGCTGAGGGCGGATCATCCGACGGTTTCAATGCTGGGGATCTGCTGCGACCACAGCCAACTAGAGGCCCTGCCGGCCCATCCACTGCTGGATGGACAACCTCTTGTGGGGTTCTTTCCGGGAAGTTCCCTGGGCAACTTCAGTCCTGATCAGGCCATAGAACTATTGAGACGGTTTCGCCACCTGCTCCGCGGTGGGCCGCTACTGCTGGGGCTGGACCAACCCCGCGATCCAACGCTGCTGGAGGCCGCCTACGACGATGCAGCAGGGGTCTCTGCAGCCTTCGCCCGCAACCTGCTGACACGGCTGAATCGCGATCTGCAAGGAAACATCGACCCAACATCCTTTGCCTATCGAGCCCGTTGGCAACCTCAGGCGAGTCGCATCGAGATGGCACTGGTGAGCCGTTGCGATCAGACCGTCCAGTTGGCAGGGCGACCCTGGTCCTTCACTACCGGTGACCTCTGGATCACGGAGCACAGCGTGAAATACAGCCCCGCCGCCGCTGCCGAGCTGGCCCTGCGAGCCGGCTGGACGATCCAGGAACGCTGGCATGACGCTGAGGATCACCTATCGATGCATCTGCTGCAGCCGGCAGACTGA